DNA sequence from the Blastomonas fulva genome:
AAAAGGCTGCCATCCTTGGCGAACACCGGCGACTGGTTGCGCGTTACCGGCTCGGTCAGCGACTGCGCCACGCCATGGAGATCGCGCACGAACAGCTGGAACCATTCGTCGCCGCCGGTGTCGCGGGTGAGCAGGAAACGGCTCTGGCCGGGCACCGCCTTGGCCCCGCCGACGGGTTCGTTGAAATAGGTCAACTGACGCCGCGCCGCGCCGGGAGCGGTAACGTGATGCACCTGAAAGGTCGATCCGAACCGGGTGGTGATCAGCATCGATCCATCGGGCAGCCAGTCCTGGAACCGCGCCTCGCGATAGTTCTGATAGCGCTGTACCGCCTCGCGGATGTCCTGCGGGATTTCCGGCACGTTGTCCAGCCGCGCGGTGCCCACCTGCCGGGTCTCGACCGGCGCCTGCTGCGCAGTGGCGGGGACAGCGATCAGTGCGGCAAAGGCCAGCAAGGTCGAACGGTAAAGCATGCGACACTCCTAAGAAAACACACCCGATGATCCTCACCCGGACCGGGGAGGTGGCAGTCCGCAGGACCGACCGAGGGGAGGCGGGATCGTACACAGATCACAGGGGCGCACAACCCCGCTTCCCCTCCGCCGCTTCGCGGGCCCCTCCCCGTTTCGGAAAGGAATTTCAGCGGCTTGGGATCAGAATATCCCCATGGCAACACCCGCGCCGAGCATTGCGCCCAGCTCGCCGCACCGGGCCAGATCGGTCGCGCCCAGCCGCTTGGGCGCCGCGATCGCCTCGGGAGTTTGCGCATCGGTGCACACGATCAGGCTGTCGGCAATCCGCCGCAACCTCCAGCCGGTGGCTATGCGCTCGATCTGCCGCACCGCGCCCTGCCCGTCCGATCCTGCGGCAACCATCGCCGCATAGGGCCGCCCCTCGATCCGCCCCAGCACAGGATAATAATGGCGATCGAAGAACTCCTTCATCGCCCCGGTCATGCTGGCGAGATTTTCAGGACACACGAACAGATAGCCTGTGGCCCAGAGCATGTCTTCGGGTTGTACATCGTCGGCGGCGAGCATCCGCGCCGTACACTCGCCCGCTGCCGCCTCGAAGGCGGCCTGCGCCATCGCCTTTGCCGCGCCGGTACGGCTGTGCCAGACGATCAGCAGGGTCGGGATCTCGGTCATCATGTCTGGTTTAGACCCCCACAGGACAGGGTCCACCCGTTTTCGTTAGACCTCGCCAAATCGTCGCAGCAGCGCTAGACCCCGGGGCATCCCTGTCGCTCTCCGGCCACCGCCGGAGCCCGGATGCGTGATGGCACTGCACCCGCCCCGGGTTCCGGCTTTCGCCGCAAGAGCGCCGGCTGAACGACCGACTTTTTAGGAAACCGCCACCGATGGCCACACTCCATCCCGAACCCGTTCTCGGCATCACCCAGTCGCTGACCGGCCAGCCATGGCACTGGCGCGGCGCAGAAGGTGACAGGCGCCAGGCCGATCTCGAGCCCGACGATCTGGTCGCCCTGCTGCTGCTCAGCCGGGGCGTGCCGCGCGACGATCTCGACCGCTATCGCGCACCGACCATCCGTGGCTTCATGCCCGACCCGTCGATCTTCCGCGACATGGACAGCGCCGCCGACCGGTTGGCGCAGGCGGTGATCGCGCGCGAAAAGGTCACCATCTATGGCGACTATGACGTTGATGGCGCAACCAGCGCCGCGTTGCTGATCCGCCTGCTGCGCGACCTAGGCCTTGATGCCGGCGCCTATATTCCCGACCGGCTGATGGAAGGCTATGGCCCCTCGGGCGCAGCGCTTACCAGCCTCGCCGAGGCGGGCTCCACCCTCATCGTTACCGTCGATTGCGGCGCAATGGCCTATGAGGCGCTGCAGATGGCGCATGATGTCGGGGTCGATGTCGTGGTGGTCGATCACCACAAATGCGCCGCAGAGCTGCCCCGCGCCTTTGCGCTGGTCAATCCCAATCGGCTCGACGAAGACGATGAGGCGGCCGCGCACGGCCATCTTGCCGCGGTCGGCGTCGCCTTCCTGCTTGGCGCAGCGCTGGTGCGCACCCTGCGCGCGCGGGGCTATTTCGCCAGCCGCTCAGAACCTGCGCTGATGGAGTTGCTCGATCTGGTGGCGCTGGGCACCGTTGCCGATGTCGCCCAGCTCAAGGGTCTGAACCGCGCCTTTGTCGCGCAGGGGCTCAAGATCATGGCGCGGCGGCGCAATATCGGCATGGCCGCACTGATCGATGTCAGCCGCCTCACCCGCGCGCCGGTGTGTTCGGACCTGGGCTTTGCACTCGGCCCGCGAATCAATGCAGGCGGACGCGTCGGTGCGGCGGACCTTGGCGTGCGGCTGCTCACCACGCAGGATGAGGCCGAAGCCAGTGATATCGCAGCCCAGCTCTCGCGCCTCAACGAGGAACGCCGCGCGATCGAGGCAATGGTGCAGGAGGAGGCCGAGGCGCTTCTCGCCGGGCAGCACAACCGGGCGGTGGCGCTGCTTGCCGGCCAGGGCTGGCACGCGGGCGTGATCGGTATCGTCGCAGGCCGGATCAAGGAGCGGACGGGCAAGCCCTCGCTGGTGATCGCGCTGGACGACAAGGGCATCGGCAAGGGCTCGGGCCGCTCGATCCCGGGCGTCGATCTGGGCGCGGCGATTATCGCGGCCAAGGATGCCGGGCTGCTCGTGGCAGGCGGCGGCCATGCGATGGCGGCAGGGCTGACGATCAACGCCGACAAAATCGACCGGTTCAGCGAGTTTCTGGAGGAGCATCTGGCAGCGAGGGTCGCTGCGGCATCGGGAGCGGCGCGGCTGCTGGTCGATGCGCTGGTCGCTCCGCGCGGACTCACGCCGGACCTCATCGATCGGATGGAGAGCGCAGGCCCCTATGGCATGGGCTGGCCCGCGCCGCGGCTCGCGACCGGCCCGGTGCGCATCGTGCGCTGCGATGTCGTGAGCACGACGCACGTCCGCGCGATTGCGGCGGGGGATGACGGCGCATCGTTCAAGGCGATGGCGTTTCGCAGCGTCGATACCCCACTGGGCCAGGCGCTGCTGGGCGCGCCGCGCGACCGACGCTTCTGGCTGGCGGGGCGCGTCAAGATCGACAACTGGAACGGCAATCACGCCGCGGAAATGCACGTTGACGACCTTGCCGCGGTCGATCTTTGAAAAAGCTGCGAAAAGCGAAATAGCGCGCTTGACTGCCCAGCCGCGAATCCCTAATGGGGCGCTTCCCGCGAAGATGGCCCCTTCGTCTAGCGGTTAGGACGCGGCCCTTTCACGGCTGAAACACGGGTTCGATTCCCGTAGGGGTCACCATCCTTTTGAGGATGTCGATCAATTCCGGGACCTTCCATAGGTCTAGAATTTCCAAGCCAGCAGGATCGCTTGATCCTATGTGGGTGGTGTGCGCGAGCTATCGGCGCACCGCCCTTTGGGCACGTTGCGTCCGGTTCGCATACAGCCCGACAAACTTTCTAACCTATGTGCGTGAACCAATTGCCCAGCTGGCGCGTAGAGTCGCGGGGGACGTTCATGCCAGGCGCCCGGAATTCAGGATTTTAGATGTTTCTGCGCCTATGTTCGGTTTGTTGCGTCCTTTTGCCGACACTTTGCGATACCCCGGCGGCCATCGCCATGCAGCGGACCGCACAAGCTCCTTCGCCCGCGCCCGGGAATGAGACAGGCGAACCTCCGATCATCACCGACGAAGAGTTCGACGCGACCATTCCGTCGATCGATCCCGATGCGCCGATGGGGACGATCGAGGATTGGGACGCCGAGCAGGCACGCCTCGACTCCCAGGCGCCCGCGCTTGGCCAGACCGGCGATGGGACCGTCGGGGGAGATCTGCTGACCGCGCCTTTGGTCGATGACCCCGAGCTTGCCGCGCCGCTAGGCCCGCTGGAGAGCTTCGATGTCGAGCCGTTCGATGAAAGCCGCTACACCGAGGCAGACGACGACGCTGCCCGCGCGGTACGTTACAGCTACCGGATCGACGGCCTGGACGCACTCGATGCAGCAGATGAAGCCAACCCCGAGCCCGATGGCGCAGGTTCGATCCGCGCGCGGTTTGGCGAGCTGTCCGCGCTCGACGATGGCGATGGCAAGGCGAGCAACGGCGCGATGGTTTCGGCGCGGATGCTCGAGGACCAGCAGCTCCTCGCCGACCTGCTGATCGGCCAGTGCTATTTCGACGCCACCGTGAACGGCGCGATCGAATTTGCCGAAAGCGGCACCACCGGGCCGATGATGGTCGTGCTCACCGCCAGTCCCGGCCCCTGCTATCGCCTCGGCACGATCACCTTCAACGCGCCGCCGGTCGAGCCTGCCGATCTGATCGCGCGCAATTTCGTTCCCGCCACCGGTGAGCCGATCGATGCCGAGCGCATTCTCGCGGCAGAGGCCAATATCGCAGTCGCCATGCCGCAGCAGGGCTATCCGTTTGCCAAGGTCGGCCAGCGCGACATCCTGCTCGATCCCGAAAGCGTAACCGGCGATTACACGCTTCCCGTCACCCCTGGCGCGCGCAGCAGCTTTGGCGATATCGTCACCAGCGGATCGACCGTGTTCGAGGCCGAGCACATCGCCAAGCTTGCCCGCTTCGACAAGGGCGACCTTTACGACAGCCGACTGGTCGACGATCTGCGCAAGGCGCTGGTGGCAACCGGGCTCTATTCGGTGGTCGCCGTTCAGCCCGAACCTTCGGGCACCGCAGCGCCCGACGGAACCCAATATGCCGATCTCAAGGTCGATCAGGAGGCTGGCCCCGAGCGCACGCTCGCGGCCAATGCCGGTTACGGCACCGGCCAGGGCATCCGCGCGCAGGGCAGCTGGACCCATCGCAACCTCTTCCCGCCCGAAGGCGCGCTGATCGCCAGCATAACCGCAGGCACGCAGGAACAGGGCGCATCGGCGACTTTCCGCCGATCGAACGCCGGACGCCGTGACCGCGCGGTCGAACTGAGCCTGTCGGCGCTGCGCAGCGACTTTGCAGCGTATGAATCCTTCACCGGGCGGCTGGCGGGGCGTGTTTCTTATTACAGCACGCCGATCTGGCAGAAGCGGCTGACCTACAGCTATGGCTTCGAACTGCTGGGCACCAACGAGCAGGATTACAACTTCACCCTCGGCCAGCGCGACCGGCGGACCTATTATGTCGCTGCGCTGCCGGGCCAGATCACCTGGGATCGTTCGAACGATCTGCTCGACCCGACCAGCGGCTTCCGGCTCTCGGCGCAGGTTTCGCCCGAGGCGTCGCTTGGCAGCGGAACGCTGTTTTATGGCCGCGGGCTGCTCGAGGGCACCGGCTATTACCCGGTGGGCGACAACATCGTGATTGCCGGACGCGCACGGGTGGGGTCGATCTTTGGCGCCGACCGCACAGACATCGCGCCTTCGCGGCGATATTATGCGGGAGGCGGCGGGTCGGTCCGCGGCTTCGGCTATCAGGAACTGGGTCCCAAGGACCCCGACAACCGTCCGATCGGCGGGCGCAGCCTGGTCGAGGCGGCGGCGGAAATCCGCTATCGCTTCGGCAATTACGGGATCGTTGGCTTTGTCGACGCAGGGCAGGTTTCGACCAGCTCGACCCCGGGGTTTGACGACCTTCGCTATGGCGTCGGGATCGGCGGGCGTTTCTATACCAATTTCGGGCCGATGCGGCTCGATGTCGCAACCCCGATCGCCCGGCGCCCCGGCGAATCCCGCGTCGCGGTCTATATCTCTATCGGTCAGGCCTTCTGATGGCCGACGCAATCGATACCGCCGCCGAACCCGTGGCCGAGCCGGTGCAGACCGAACACCCGCTAAAATCCTGGCCGCGCCGCATCGCCATCGGTGTCGCGGTGCTGCTGGGCACGATCCTGGCGCTGCTCACGATCGGCTATGTCTGGCTGGATAGCAGCAGCGGAAAGCGTTTCGTTGCCAAGCAGATTGCCGGGATGGAGTTCGAGAATGGACTCAACATCGGCATCGGCAGGATCGAAGGTTCGCTGTACGGGCAGATGCGAATCCGCGACCTGACTTTGCGCGATCCGCAGGGCGTTTTTGCTTCCTCGCCACTGGTCGAGGTCGACTGGCGCCCATTTGCCTTTGCACGCAGCCATGTCGATATCCGCTCGCTGGTTGTGCCGCAGATGCGCCTTCGCCGCCTGCCCGCGTTCAATGAGACCCCGCCCACCAACGAGCCGCTGCTTCCCGATCTGGACATCGATATCGCCCGACTGGACCTCCGCCGCATCGACATCGATCCGGCAGTGACAGGCCAGCGCCATCGCGCATCCCTCGAAGGCAAGGTCCACATTGCCGACCGCACCGCCGTGGTCAGCGCGCGCGCGGCGACGCAGGCAGGCACCGGATTTGCAGGCGGCGAGACGATGACGCTCGATCTGCGCGCGGTTCCGGAAACCAATACGCTCGACCTGGCTTTCAATCTCGACGCCCCGGCGCAAGGCCTGATCGCCGGATTGACCGGCGTTGCCCAGCCGATGCGCGTCGATCTGCGCGGCAAGGGTGACTGGGACGCATGGAACGGTGCGCTGGGCGGCACGCTGGGCGGGCAGTCGCTCGCCGATGTCGTGCTCACCGCGCGCAAGGGTACCTTCACCGCGCGCGGCAAGATGCGCCCTGCCCTGCTGCTCGCAGCCCAGCCCGGCGCGCTGCTGGAGCCCGAAACGACGATCGACATCACCACCACCGCCAACGAGCGGCAGTTCGATATCGCGGCCAAAATCGGCAACGCCAATTTCGCGTTCGATGCCGATGGTCTGGTCGATCTGGGGACAAGTCAGATGCGCGATCTGCAGGTGGCCTTCCGCCTGCTGCAGCCCGGCACCATCGCCGAGAACCTGAGCGGTGCGGGGATTGCCGCCAACCTCACGCTCAACGGCGGGTTTGCCTCCCCGCAGATCGCCTATGACATCACCGCCGCGCGGCTGGGCTTCAACGATATTTCGGTGATCGGCCTGACAGCCAGCGGCGCGGCCCGGCTTGATGCCGATGCCTGGATGATCCCGGTGAGCGCGCGCGCACGCCGCATCGCGGGGCTGAATGCCGCCGCAGGTGGCCTCCTCGAAAACGTCCGGCTCAACGGCGACCTTGCTTACTCGAACGCCCGGCTGATGTCCGACAACCTCAAAATCCGGTCCAGCCGCATCGATGCAACGGCGGTGATCCTCGCCGATCTGAACACCGGGCTGTATACCGGCGCGCTCAATGGCCGGGTCAACGGCTACCGCGTAGAGAGCGTGGGCATCTTCAACGTCGCGACCGATATCGATCTGGAAACCACCGGCAATGGCGGCTTCCGCCTCGCGGGCAAGATTTCGGCGCGATCCAGCCAGATCCTCAACGACGGCCTGCGCGAGTTCATGGGCGGCAATGCGCTGATCAACGCCGATGTCAGCTATGGCAGCGACGGCATCGGCCGGGTCACAAGGCTGACCGTGGCAGCGCCGGCATTCCGGCTCTCCGAAGGCCGGGGCTCTTATTCTACCGACGGCCAGATCCGCTTCGACGCGCGCGGTTCATCCAACCAATATGGCCCGCTGACCGTCGCGGTGACAGGGACGGTAACACGACCCGTCGCGACCGTGAAAGCTGCGCGGCCCGGGCTGGGCATAGGCATGTCCAACGTAATCGCCACCATTCGCGGAGACGGCAACAGCTATGCGGTGACCGGCAATGGCGACACCGATTACGGCGCGTTTGCTGCCGATGTGAACGTCTTCACGGCACGCGGACCGCTCGAGATCGCGGTAAACCCGGGCACCCGCTTTGCCGATATCGGCATCACCGGCAGGGTCCGCCAGACCAGCGCCGGTCCCTTCGCAGGCCAGCTCATAGCCGATGGCGCCGGAGTGTCGGGCAATGTCGACCTCTCCGCCGCGGGTGCCTATCAGCGCGCGGTGCTGGCGTTGAACGCCCGCGATGCGCGGCTTCCCGGGCCCGCAGGCGTGGTCATCGGCCGCGCGATCATCGCAGCCGACATGGTGCTGACCGAACAGCCGCAGATCGTCGCCGATGTCCAGCTCGCGGGCACCAGAATGGGCCAACTGCAGATCGCCGCCGCGCGCGCCAAGATCGATTATCGCAACGGCCAGGGCAGCGCCCGGGTGATGGCGGAAGGGCGCAACAGCTTTCCGTTCCGCTTTGCCGCCAATGCGGTTCTGCAACCCGAGCTGTGGCGCGTCGCGCTTGATGGCCGTGCCAACGGCATCGACTTCAAGACCCGCAACCCGGCGCGGATCATTCCCGAGGCCGCGCAGTACCGGCTGATGCCTACCACCATCGATCTGTCACGCGGCACAATCCAGCTCGCAGGCCGCTATGGCGCAGGCATGGATATCGGGGCGCGGCTTGCCGAGGTCGATCTGGCGCTGATCAACCCGATCATGCCCGGACTGGGCCTGGGCGGAACGGCCTCGGGCAGCCTGGATTTCCGCCAGACGAATGCCAACAGCTTCCCCGAGGCCGATGCCCGGCTGACGATCGACAATTTCACCCGCACCAGCCTGGCTTCGGTTTCGCAGCCGGTGGATATGAGCGTGGTCGGGACGCTGCAGCCCGATGGCGGCAATGCCCGCGCGATCATCAGGCGGCGTGGTGCGGTGATCGGCCGCATGCAGGTCGCGCTCACCCCGCTCGCCGCTGGCGCCGGCAGCTGGACCACCCGGCTGCTTGCCGCTCCGCTGAGCGGCGGTCTGCGCTACAATGGACCTGCCGACACCCTGTTCTCGCTCGCCGCGCTTCCCGACCAGAGCCTGTCGGGCGCGATCGGCGTGGCTGCGGACTTCACGGGCCGTGTCCAGCAGCCGCAGCTGCGCGGCATCGTGCGCGCCAACAACCTCACATACGAAAACGAACAATACGGCACCCGGCTGACCAAGATGCGGCTGCGCGGCAGCTTCACCGGCGACCGGCTGCAGGTCGAGCAGCTGACCGCGCGCGCCGGCAGCGGCACGATCAGCGGCGAAGGCTTCGTCTCGCTGAGCTCGGCGCAGGGTTTTCCGGTGCAGCTCGCGCTCGATCTCGACAATGCGCGACTGGCAGATGGCAGCGGCCTAGCCGCGACCGCCACCGGACAGCTCAGCATCATCAACAGCGCGACCCAGCCAGCGCTGATCTCGGGCACTATTCGGCTGCCCGAGACCCGCTACCGCATCGTGCGCCAGGGTTCGGTGCAGGTCGCCAAGCTCACCGGCGTCAGGCGCAAGCCGGCGTTGGGCCGTGCACGGATCACCGGCGACCCCGATCCCATTTCGGGCGTACCCAGCGACTGGCGGCTTGACGTCAAGC
Encoded proteins:
- a CDS encoding flavodoxin family protein — its product is MTEIPTLLIVWHSRTGAAKAMAQAAFEAAAGECTARMLAADDVQPEDMLWATGYLFVCPENLASMTGAMKEFFDRHYYPVLGRIEGRPYAAMVAAGSDGQGAVRQIERIATGWRLRRIADSLIVCTDAQTPEAIAAPKRLGATDLARCGELGAMLGAGVAMGIF
- the recJ gene encoding single-stranded-DNA-specific exonuclease RecJ, which codes for MATLHPEPVLGITQSLTGQPWHWRGAEGDRRQADLEPDDLVALLLLSRGVPRDDLDRYRAPTIRGFMPDPSIFRDMDSAADRLAQAVIAREKVTIYGDYDVDGATSAALLIRLLRDLGLDAGAYIPDRLMEGYGPSGAALTSLAEAGSTLIVTVDCGAMAYEALQMAHDVGVDVVVVDHHKCAAELPRAFALVNPNRLDEDDEAAAHGHLAAVGVAFLLGAALVRTLRARGYFASRSEPALMELLDLVALGTVADVAQLKGLNRAFVAQGLKIMARRRNIGMAALIDVSRLTRAPVCSDLGFALGPRINAGGRVGAADLGVRLLTTQDEAEASDIAAQLSRLNEERRAIEAMVQEEAEALLAGQHNRAVALLAGQGWHAGVIGIVAGRIKERTGKPSLVIALDDKGIGKGSGRSIPGVDLGAAIIAAKDAGLLVAGGGHAMAAGLTINADKIDRFSEFLEEHLAARVAAASGAARLLVDALVAPRGLTPDLIDRMESAGPYGMGWPAPRLATGPVRIVRCDVVSTTHVRAIAAGDDGASFKAMAFRSVDTPLGQALLGAPRDRRFWLAGRVKIDNWNGNHAAEMHVDDLAAVDL
- a CDS encoding autotransporter assembly complex protein TamA; the protein is MQRTAQAPSPAPGNETGEPPIITDEEFDATIPSIDPDAPMGTIEDWDAEQARLDSQAPALGQTGDGTVGGDLLTAPLVDDPELAAPLGPLESFDVEPFDESRYTEADDDAARAVRYSYRIDGLDALDAADEANPEPDGAGSIRARFGELSALDDGDGKASNGAMVSARMLEDQQLLADLLIGQCYFDATVNGAIEFAESGTTGPMMVVLTASPGPCYRLGTITFNAPPVEPADLIARNFVPATGEPIDAERILAAEANIAVAMPQQGYPFAKVGQRDILLDPESVTGDYTLPVTPGARSSFGDIVTSGSTVFEAEHIAKLARFDKGDLYDSRLVDDLRKALVATGLYSVVAVQPEPSGTAAPDGTQYADLKVDQEAGPERTLAANAGYGTGQGIRAQGSWTHRNLFPPEGALIASITAGTQEQGASATFRRSNAGRRDRAVELSLSALRSDFAAYESFTGRLAGRVSYYSTPIWQKRLTYSYGFELLGTNEQDYNFTLGQRDRRTYYVAALPGQITWDRSNDLLDPTSGFRLSAQVSPEASLGSGTLFYGRGLLEGTGYYPVGDNIVIAGRARVGSIFGADRTDIAPSRRYYAGGGGSVRGFGYQELGPKDPDNRPIGGRSLVEAAAEIRYRFGNYGIVGFVDAGQVSTSSTPGFDDLRYGVGIGGRFYTNFGPMRLDVATPIARRPGESRVAVYISIGQAF
- a CDS encoding translocation/assembly module TamB domain-containing protein; amino-acid sequence: MADAIDTAAEPVAEPVQTEHPLKSWPRRIAIGVAVLLGTILALLTIGYVWLDSSSGKRFVAKQIAGMEFENGLNIGIGRIEGSLYGQMRIRDLTLRDPQGVFASSPLVEVDWRPFAFARSHVDIRSLVVPQMRLRRLPAFNETPPTNEPLLPDLDIDIARLDLRRIDIDPAVTGQRHRASLEGKVHIADRTAVVSARAATQAGTGFAGGETMTLDLRAVPETNTLDLAFNLDAPAQGLIAGLTGVAQPMRVDLRGKGDWDAWNGALGGTLGGQSLADVVLTARKGTFTARGKMRPALLLAAQPGALLEPETTIDITTTANERQFDIAAKIGNANFAFDADGLVDLGTSQMRDLQVAFRLLQPGTIAENLSGAGIAANLTLNGGFASPQIAYDITAARLGFNDISVIGLTASGAARLDADAWMIPVSARARRIAGLNAAAGGLLENVRLNGDLAYSNARLMSDNLKIRSSRIDATAVILADLNTGLYTGALNGRVNGYRVESVGIFNVATDIDLETTGNGGFRLAGKISARSSQILNDGLREFMGGNALINADVSYGSDGIGRVTRLTVAAPAFRLSEGRGSYSTDGQIRFDARGSSNQYGPLTVAVTGTVTRPVATVKAARPGLGIGMSNVIATIRGDGNSYAVTGNGDTDYGAFAADVNVFTARGPLEIAVNPGTRFADIGITGRVRQTSAGPFAGQLIADGAGVSGNVDLSAAGAYQRAVLALNARDARLPGPAGVVIGRAIIAADMVLTEQPQIVADVQLAGTRMGQLQIAAARAKIDYRNGQGSARVMAEGRNSFPFRFAANAVLQPELWRVALDGRANGIDFKTRNPARIIPEAAQYRLMPTTIDLSRGTIQLAGRYGAGMDIGARLAEVDLALINPIMPGLGLGGTASGSLDFRQTNANSFPEADARLTIDNFTRTSLASVSQPVDMSVVGTLQPDGGNARAIIRRRGAVIGRMQVALTPLAAGAGSWTTRLLAAPLSGGLRYNGPADTLFSLAALPDQSLSGAIGVAADFTGRVQQPQLRGIVRANNLTYENEQYGTRLTKMRLRGSFTGDRLQVEQLTARAGSGTISGEGFVSLSSAQGFPVQLALDLDNARLADGSGLAATATGQLSIINSATQPALISGTIRLPETRYRIVRQGSVQVAKLTGVRRKPALGRARITGDPDPISGVPSDWRLDVKLVADNQVYVSGMGLDSEWAADIRITGTTGNPRITGGIDLVRGTLGFAGRSFDLEEGRLRFNGGSATNPVINLRASGEAGDVTVNINVSGTGENPDIAFSSTPALPQDEVMARILFGNSIGELTPIQAVQLAASLNSLRGGSGGLNPLGVLQSASGIDRLRILGADEDTGRGTSLAVGQYISNDVYVEIITDTRGFTATQIEISLSKALSVLSQVGSFGGSNVNVQYRKDY